In Marasmius oreades isolate 03SP1 chromosome 1, whole genome shotgun sequence, one DNA window encodes the following:
- a CDS encoding uncharacterized protein (BUSCO:EOG09262ILV), with translation MAPPKHDDFMDMASDSDNSFDEGLQRKGKGKSKSTDKRKKDQNKRKPKDVQAYTWEASYTRSWEAVREDEAGSLQHAVEDYVARGRRKRLQDPSTAIRRTIIRHLVLVLDLSASMLDRDMRPTRFSLTLQYAREFVLEWFDQNPLGQMGVVGMRAGVGERIGSMTGNPQDVLKAISDRHKLEPSGDTSLQNAVEMARNSMNHLPTHSSREIVIIFGSLTTVDPGNIHETLEECIKSKIRISMVALAAEMKICRDLCVKTGGQFGVALNEGHFKDLLFELVPPPAQRSLSRAAGAGATTTSANLMLMGFPTRLPGASPPSLCVCHSDLKSDGFLCPRCLAKVCDVPTDCDICGLMIVSSPHLARSYHHLFPVKPYVAVESLDESSPTCCGCARPFPTVVSQTVTEGVSPIGRYRCPDCRQDFCSDCDVFIHDVLHCCPACGK, from the exons ATGGCACCTCCCAAACACGATGATTTCATGGACATGGCCTCTGATTCTGACAATTCTTTCGACGAAGGTCTGcaaaggaaggggaaggggaagagtAAGTCGACAGACAAACGCAAAAAAGATCAGAACAAAAGGAAACCCAAGGATGTG CAAGCCTACACCTGGGAGGCTTCATACACTCGTTCATGGGAGGCTGTTCGAGAAGACGAAGCTGGCAGTCTGCAGCATGCAGTGGAAGATTATGTTGCCCGTGGGAGGCGAAAGCG GCTGCAGGATCCGTCAACTGCTATTAGGAGGACTATTATACGACACTTGGTACTAGTATTGGATTTGTCTGCATCCATGTTGGATCGAGATATGCGGCCGACGCGTTTTTCCTTGACCCTTCAATATGCGCGAGAGTTCGTCCTTGAATGGTTTGACCAAAACCCTCTTGGACAGATGGGAGTAGTGGGAATGAGAGCAGGTGTCGGGGAGCGTATAGGAAGTATGACAG GCAATCCTCAAGACGTCCTCAAAGCCATTTCGGACCGACATAAACTCGAACCTAGCGGTGATACAAGCTTACAGAATGCTGTTGAAATGGCCCGGAACAGTATGAA CCATCTTCCAACACATTCCTCGAGAGAAATCGTCATCATATTTGGTTCTCTTACTACCGTCGATCCCGGTAATATTCATGAAACTTTGGAGGAATGTATCAAAAGCAAGATACGAATATCCATGGTTGCGCTAGCGGCTGAGATGAAGATATGTCGTGATCTCTGTGTTAAAACTGGTG GTCAATTCGGTGTGGCACTGAATGAAGGTCACTTCAAAGACTTGCTCTTTGAGCTGGTCCCTCCTCCCGCCCAACGGTCCCTTTCGCGAGCAGCAGGTGCAGGAGCGACCACAACATCTGCAAATTTAATGTTGATGGGCTTCCCGACGCGTCTACCTGGCGCTTCTCCCCCAAGTCTATGTGTTTGCCATTCAGACCTCAAAAGTGACGGTTTTCTCTGCCCTCGCTGTCTCGCCAAAGTTTGCGATGTTCCAACTGACTGCGACATATGCGGCTTAATGATCGTCAGCTCTCCTCATCTTGCTCGTAGTTATCACCATCTCTTCCCGGTTAAACCTTACGTTGCCGT CGAGTCATTGGATGAAAGTTCTCCTACATGTTGCGGTTGTGCTCGTCCGTTTCCCACAGTGGTATCGCAGACGGTGACAGAGGGGGTCAGTCCTATTGGGAGGTACCGCTGTCCTGATTGTCGGCAAGATTTTTGCTCCGACTGTGATGTATTCATTCACGATGTGCTACATTGTTGCCCAGCTTGTGGCAAGTAA
- a CDS encoding uncharacterized protein (BUSCO:EOG09260EOI): protein MTDSPTRSIEKDDSEESGFVYPRPDDDGNERGGQDDEETGDYSTRMKELFSDEEEHSEEVNDLDNEEGFLYSGVDANVSVGYRDRLRDVLGPDHEDEEEDDTDAHEVERSLIVDGYGQQQSDDDEPLSHEISSQDAMSISSGFESPKPDHLRLESSGLARPFLHPTVSRLRSYTPQGSPVPSATSQSNIFPGTSSHSHSHFSSISRMSSISNLRSNTSDSVDGKFKQLETDAFQWTELRNINQHIYSSHSTKVSSVLGAASGSPTVLAANGLICIGTDEGRICVYDFKQTLKCICTNAAEKNIGAVTALALSHDHTYVASGHSTGYIQLFDLKTPHTPARVVPPTTLTIIASGRKEGHIQGSRIVNIGFIATRHTALVSADEHGLSFYHSLGKILFVEAPDILRILGKYPLDDVSPKKPNSTTVPSRAQKKIKYTVLSMMPLPLGTSSHPTDGYSIIALLTPSKLVVVGLKPTPKTWFKCTRKTEATDVQAVSQSRWRGTLCWFPSKDSTSGTTGESSSKVANGRSIPSSVSNPLLAYSWGRTLKFIRVIESKVKQTVRNPKTGKISEIEVGTIGYEDVGEIVFDEDLLAFQWLNVNQVVVLTASTLQAYDLSLSKVIEHVKFDGLSLVSPSLKTTVSGASYSRSVGDVSHSMRTYKGKIFLLGRQSVQVGTFLTWADKILALVQEGDFLGAIELTRSYFLGTSTGNTNGLPEDVGRRREVIGKKLRELMTASTRYAFSEDRMTDGTHFTPDGRGVDRTSLFENLVGTCCRACIALNDYEFLFEDLFQHYDDSGITRIFLTQLETFVLDNEIRYVPPRITQRLVAMHDGDNLPERVERIIWHIDAECLDINQAISLCQTHHLYDALIYVYTRALRDYVAPVVELLGLIRSIYQIRRSRSHDAELEPLILNAYKIYPYLADVLQGLTYPSEEPLPEEAAIQAKKDVYSFLFFGRSSIWPPGEGGKLVLTAEEEGGVEPTFPYVRQLLRFDSESFLHSLDIAFEDAYFNDESQDIIVSRLVIVRVLLEILSTGVSPVDATFINIFLARNIAKYSYSLQNHIPPSSLHAILVGLAEDPDKSTREDRQLAAEFLLSVYNPHDSEGILQLFKDAGFYRILRSWYRRDGKWLPLLSTYLEDSGLSSYDTFSSIDEVLGTADSRADLISFIEDSIPSLLKSSVSNTASLLDKYAPTSHARAVELLGENSDEDRLCYLRQLLGPAEEHDEYLYPIHVAHPSDKVDSSLCELYVSLQCRFAPNDVIQVLQHLPRNIPDWEQVVTTCEDAEVFDAAMWALNSLGRPLDALSKAELFDKRLTLKLVDLFSGEDTPTSIESVVEKLKKIVLTGISICLENCRSTSQPEVPLEDIWFRLLNSQVSCVQTVSSCCSAEVLSAQSENVFIDEHLQTRWRSLASLRSLIQETFSALVSVTSTRAVSFPRLFSRLVNSATQSESTTRTHYNEFRSILTSMLESYRSDGDMLTITKHLLDRDVFDTMAEAARQQVRGWTPSRQDCTYCRKPIFEGIPSALPSDEQVERVQFVVSRTGSIHHTSCFPQGS from the exons ATGACCGATTCTCCTACCAGGAGTATCGAAAAGGATGATTCAGAAGAATCAGGATTTGTCTATCCTCGACCAGACGACGATGGCAATGAACGCGGTGGCCAAGATGACGAAGAGACCGGTGATTATTCGACGCGCATGAAAGAGTTGTTCTCAGACGAGGAGGAACATTCAGAAGAAGTTAACGATTTGGATAATGAAGAAGGGTTTCTGTACTCTGGGGTCGACGCAAACGTCTCTGTAGGATATCGTGACCGGTTGAGGGACGTCTTGGGACCTGATcatgaggacgaggaagaggatgacacGGATGCACATGAAGTAGAACGGTCTCTTATTGTCGATGGTTATGGGCAGCAACAGTCTGACGATGATGAGCCTTTG TCCCATGAAATATCATCTCAGGACGCCATGTCCATCTCTTCTGGTTTTGAATCTCCCAAGCCAGATCATTTGCGACTTGAATCTTCTGGTCTTGCAAGGCCTTTTCTTCACCCCACCGTTTCTCGTCTACGCTCCTACACACCTCAAGGTTCACCCGTACCATCCGCAACCTCACAATCAAACATCTTCCCCGGAACCTCGtctcattctcattctcattTCTCCTCCATATCACGAATGTCCTCAATTTCAAATTTACGCTCGAACACTTCCGATTCAGTTGATGGAAAGTTTAAGCAACTCGAGACTGATGCATTCCAATGGACGGAGCTACGGAATATCAACCAGCACATATATTCCTCTCATTCGACAAAGGTCTCCTCGGTACTGGGAGCTGCATCTGGGTCGCCGACCGTACTTGCTGCCAACGGGCTCATATGCATTGGTACAGACGAGGGGAGGATATGTGTTTATGACTTCAAGCAGACCTTGAAATGTATATGTACGAATGCCGCAG AGAAGAACATTGGTGCTGTCACCGCTCTTGCTCTGTCGCACGACCATACCTATGTCGCCTCTGGGCATTCGACTGGCTATATACAGTTATTCGACCTCAAAACTCCACACACTCCTGCACGGGTTGTACCGCCCACTACACTCACCATTATTGCTTCAGGACGGAAGGAAGGTCATATACAGGGCTCAAGGATTGTCAATATAGGTTTTATCGCCACGCGACATACTGCCCTCGTCTCCGCTGATGAGCATGGCCTGTCTTTCTACCATAGTTTAGGCAAGATTCTCTTTGTCGAAGCCCCGGACATTCTTCGTATATTGGGAAAATATCCTCTCGATGATGTGTCTCCGAAGAAGCCCAACTCTACCACTGTACCTTCCCGGGCTCAAAAGAAGATAAAATATACCGTTTTATCTATGATGCCACTTCCGCTTGGAACGTCCTCTCACCCGACCGATGGCTACAGTATCATAGCGCTTCTCACGCCTTCCAAGCTTGTCGTGGTCGGTTTAAAACCGACGCCGAAGACGTGGTTTAAATGTACCCGAAAGACAGAAGCTACGGATGTTCAGGCGGTTTCACAATCCAGATGGAGAGGTACACTGTGTTGGTTTCCTAGTAAAGATTCGACGTCTGGTACCACTGGAGAGTCCTCGTCAAAAGTGGCCAATGGAAGGAGTATCCCATCCTCCGTTTCCAACCCCTTACTTGCCTATAGTTGGGGGCGTACGCTCAAGTTTATTCGAGTGATTGAATCCAAAGTGAAGCAAACGGTTCGCAATCCGAAAACCGGCAAGATAAGTGAAATTGAAGTTGGGACGATTGGGTACGAGGATGTTGGGGAAATCGTTTTCGATGAAGATTTGCTGGCGTTTCAATGGCTCAATGTCAAT CAAGTTGTCGTCTTGACTGCGTCAACCTTGCAGGCCTACGATCTTTCGCTTTCTAAAGTAATCGAACACGTCAAGTTTGATGGTCTCTCTTTGGTGTCTCCCTCCTTGAAAACAACTGTCAGTGGAGCATCATATTCGAGGTCTGTTGGAGATGTGTCCCATAGTATGAGAACCTACAAGGGAAAAATATTCCTCTTG GGACGCCAATCAGTCCAAGTTGGCACCTTTCTGACATGGGCAGATAAGATCTTAGCACTGGTCCAAGAGGGCGATTTCCTTGGTGCCATAGAGTTAACACGTTCCTACTTTCTCGGGACTTCCACCGGAAACACAAATGGGCTTCCTGAAGATGTGGGTCGGCGTAGGGAAGTGATTGGCAAGAAACTGCGTGAGCTGATGACCGCATCTACTCGATACGCTTTTTCGGAGGATCGCATGACCGACGGAACTCATTTCACACCGGATGGTCGAGGAGTTGATAGAACGTCTCTATTCGAGAACCTCGTTGGTACCTGTTGTCGTGCTTGCATCGCCCTCAATGACTATGAGTTCCTATTCGAGGATCTCTTTCAACATTACGATGACTCGGGGATTACACGAATATTTTTAACCCAATTAGAGACATTCGTCCTCGACAACGAGATACGATATGTTCCCCCTCGGATAACCCAACGCCTCGTTGCAATGCACGACGGAGACAACTTACCTGAACGAGTCGAACGCATAATATGGCATATTGACGCTGAGTGTTTGGACATAAATCAAGCTATTTCCCTATGCCAAACACATCATCTATACGACGCGTTGATCTATGTCTACACACGTGCTTTGAGAGACTACGTAGCTCCTGTGGTGGAACTCCTAGGCCTCATCCGcagtatttatcaaattcgCCGAAGTCGATCGCATGATGCAGAACTGGAGCCTCTAATCTTGAATGCGTACAAGATCTACCCTTACCTGGCGGATGTCCTGCAAGGACTCACTTATCCCAGTGAGGAGCCTTTACCGGAAGAGGCCGCCATTCAGGCGAAGAAAGATGTATATTCTTTCCTGTTTTTTGGTCGCTCCAGTATCTGGCCaccaggagaaggaggaaagttGGTACTCACGGCCGAGGAGGAGGGAGGGGTAGAGCCAACGTTTCCTTATGTTCGCCAACTACTACGATTCGATTCAGAATCCTTCCTGCACTCTCTGGACATAGCATTCGAGGATGCCTATTTCAACGATGAGTCACAAGATATCATTGTAAGCCGACTGGTAATTGTCCGAGTGCTGCTGGAAATCCTGTCTACTGGTGTATCTCCCGTCGATGCTACATTCATCAATATTTTTCTTGCCCGCAACATCGCCAAATACTCCTACTCCCTCCAGAATCATATCCCTCCCAGCTCCCTACACGCTATTCTTGTTGGTTTGGCCGAAGATCCGGACAAATCGACTCGAGAGGATCGTCAGTTGGCTGCCGAGTTCTTACTGTCTGTGTATAATCCACACGACAGTGAGGGGATACTACAGCTATTCAAAGATGCTGGTTTCTATCGCATCCTTAGGTCGTGGTATCGTCGGGATGGGAAGTGGCTACCGCTACTCTCAACATATCTGGAAGACTCAGGCTTGAGTTCCTATGATACATTCTCGAGCATCGATGAAGTCTTGGGCACAGCGGACTCACGCGCAGACCTTATTTCTTTTATTGAGGACTCCATACCCAGTTTGTTGAAAAGCAGCGTGTCCAACACCGCCAGTTTACTTGACAAATATGCTCCTACCTCCCATGCACGTGCCGTCGAGCTTCTCGGCGAAAACTCCGATGAAGACCGTCTTTGTTATCTTCGACAGTTATTGGGCCCTGCAGAGGAGCACGACGAGTATCTATACCCCATCCATGTTGCACATCCGTCAGATAAAGTCGACAGCTCCCTGTGCGAGCTATATGTTTCCTTGCAGTGTAGATTCGCACCCAATGACgtcattcaagttttgcagCACCTTCCTCGAAACATACCAGACTGGGAACAAGTGGTCACAACCTGTGAAGATGCGGAAGTGTTCGATGCGGCGATGTGGGCTCTCAACTCACTGGGACGACCTTTGGACGCACTCTCAAAGGCTGAGCTCTTCGACAAACGTTTGACGCTCAAGCTAGTTGACCTGTTTTCAGGCGAAGATACCCCCACTTCAATCGAGTCGGTTGTAGAGAAGCTCAAAAAAATAGTCCTTACGGGTATTTCTATATGCTTGGAAAACTGTCGAAGTACTTCGCAGCCTGAGGTGCCTTTGGAGGATATCTGGTTCAGGTTGTTGAACAGCCAAGTAAGCTGCGTGCAGACTGTCTCGAGCTGTTGTTCTGCAGAAGTCCTATCAGCTCAGTCAGAAAATGTCTTTATCGACGAGCATCTGCAGACACGGTGGAGATCCCTCGCCTCACTTCGGTCTCTGATACAAGAGACTTTCAGTGCTCTTGTGTCGGTCACCTCAACGCGTGCTGTTTCTTTCCCACGGCTGTTCAGTCGCCTTGTTAACTCTGCAACCCAGTCGGAATCAACTACACGCACCCATTACAACGAATTCCGCAGCATACTGACCAGCATGTTGGAGTCCTATCGGTCGGATGGAGACATGTTGACAATCACCAAACATCTTTTGGACCGGGACGTCTTTGACACCATGGCGGAAGCAGCGAGACAACAAGTTAGAGGATGGACACCATCAAGGCAAGACTGCACGTATTGCAGGAAGCCAATATTCGAAGGGATTCCATCTGCGCTTCCCTCTGATGAGCAGGTTGAGCGTGTACAATTTGTTGTTTCACGGACAGGATCTATTCATCACACTAGCTGTTTCCCACAGGGATCATGA
- a CDS encoding uncharacterized protein (BUSCO:EOG09264DOU): MPPQPLNPTKSSGPPVVVPGTGRNIILNPLQRGNPILEHVKNVGTEYGDIVADYQVGRTTGVLYLSLKYHRLHPEYIYTRIEKLGHNYGLRILLLLCDVTQHKDPIRELTKVCLINEITIIVAFSPEEAGHYLATFKQFEFKPPTLIKERVDKDYNSMLRTSLTGISRVNKTDVETLRSSFGSVAAIAKANTEQLSNLPGFGQVKVKNIKNAFEKPFRNHATDTLAPMLAFQAKDTELLNNNQIMETDVSTRSQEKGKGKEKETLAQVDSPPWDIESQELDGDRGRAPSEPWDIELDLN, encoded by the exons ATGCCACCTCAACCTCTCAACCCAACAAAATCATCAGGGCCTCCCGTTGTCGTCCCTGGAACTGGCAGAAACATCATCCTGAATCCTCTTCAG AGGGGAAATCCCATTCTTGAACACGTCAAGAATGTTGGAACAGAATACGGTGATATCGTAGCGGATTATCAGGTTGGACGAACAACTGGTGTACTGTACCTTAG CTTGAAATATCATCGGCTACATCCAGAATATATATATACTCGCATCGAAAAGCTTGGACACAACTACGGTCTTCGAATTCTTTTGCTCCTATGCGACGTC ACACAGCATAAAGACCCTATACGAGAATTAACCAAG GTTTGCTTGATCAACGAAATTACAATCATCGTAGCTTTTTC CCCTGAAGAAGCTGGACATTACCTCGCCACCTTCAAGCAGTTTGAATTCAAACCGCCGACACTCATCAAAGAACGCGTTGACAAAGACTACAATTCAATGCTCCGTACATCCCTAACAGGTATCAGTAGAGTGAACAAGACCGACGTCGAAACACTACGTTCGTCTTTTGGG AGCGTTGCCGCCATCGCAAAAGCCAATACAGAACAACTTTCCAATCTGCCAGGTTTTGGACAGGTGAAAGTGAAGAATATCAAAAACGCATTTGAAAAGCCTTTCCGCAATCATGCTACAGATACTCTCGCACCGATGTTAGCATTTCAGGCCAAGGATACGGAATTGTTGAACAACAACCAGATAATGGAAACGGATGTCTCTACTCGTAGTCAAGAGAAGGGcaaagggaaggaaaaagagacCTTAGCTCAAGTCGACAGTCCCCCCTGGGATATAGAATCCCAAGAGCTTGATGGCGATAGAGGTCGCGCACCCTCGGAACCTTGGGATATCGAGCTTGATCTGAACTGA
- the STR11_1 gene encoding Phenylalanine ammonia-lyase str11, with protein sequence MTFELTHNPADTRTDQPLLLGKALLQHQHTGVLPSSFKALELLPLSDPVASTSMPESWVRGAMLIRLNSLIRGHSGVRWELLEKIQQIMNANITPFVPLRGSISASGDLSPLSYIAGTIIGNPSIRVFDGPAAMGARTIRPSNKALADHDIQPMPLASKEPLGIVNGTAFSASVAALALNEAVHLALLSQVCTAMGTEALSGTRANYDPFIHAIARPHPGQVEFANNVWNLLDGSKLAHLGEEEVSLQDDKYSLRQDRYPLRTSPQFIGPQIEDLLSALSAVTQECNSTTDNPLIDGETGEIHHGGNFQAMAVTNAMEKTRLALHHIGKLIFAQSTELVNPAMNRGLPPSLAASDPSLNYHTKGADIATAAYVAELGHLANPVSTHVQSAEMHNQAVNSLALVSARATISSLEVLSLLTSTYLYILCQALDLRVLRVDFDEGFERIVADELRLVFRSHLDASRQSMFGSKALKIMFQTLDQTSTMDVADQMSAAAASSVPILTELFLQTGSDGPGLLSSISTFRSNVASRATTLMNELRKVYLSGERGPAPASPHLGKTKMIYEYIRVGLGVKMHGLENFNSFSSEMGENDTIGQQISTIHEAIRDGKMQKAVLNLFSGLGTQTFHNVGQPYQRLPRVHTRL encoded by the exons ATGACCTTTGAGCTCACACATAATCCAGCGGACACCAGAACCGATCAACCCCTGCTTCTCGGCAAAGCCCTCCTCCAACATCAGCACACTGGTGTTTTGCCCTCTTCCTTCAAAGCTCTTGAGCTTCTCCCCCTCTCGGATCCTGTCGCATCGACCAGTATGCCCGAGTCGTGGGTTCG AGGCGCAATGTTGATTCGCCTGAACTCACTCATTCGTGGTCACTCCGGTGTGAG GTGGGAACTACTCGAAAAGATCCAGCAAATTATGAACGCCAACATCACTCCGTTCGTTCCCCTACGTGGCAGTATCTCGGCCTCTGGTG ATTTATCACCTCTCTCATATATCGCTGGAACTATCATTGGTAACCCCTCGATCCGGGTATTTGATGGACCTGCAGCTATGGGTGCTCGTACCATACGACCTTCGAACAAAGCATTAGCCGATCACGATATTCAGCCTATGCCCCTTGCTTCCAAGGAGCCTCTGGGTATTGTCAACGGCACCGCGTTTTCGGCGTCTGTCGCTGCTTTAGCCCTCAATGAGGCGGTCCACCTCGCCCTTCTTAGTCAAGTTTGTACGGCAATGGGCACCGAAGCCCTTAGTGGCACGCGAGCAAACTATGACCCCTTCATCCATGCCATTGCCCGTCCTCATCCCGGTCAGGTTGAGTTCGCCAATAATGTCTGGAATCTACTTGACGGTAGTAAACTGGCTCACCTTGGCGAAGAAGAGGTATCCCTTCAAGATGACAAGTATTCTTTACGACAAGATCGATACCCGCTCCGTACTTCCCCTCAATTCATTGgaccacaaattgaagaccTTTTGTCGGCTCTCTCCGCCGTCACACAAGAGTGTAACTCGA CTACCGATAACCCACTAATCGATGGAGAGACAGGTGAAATCCACCACGGTGGCAACTTCCAGGCTATGGCTGTCACCAATGCTATGGAGAAAACTAGACTCGCCCTACACCACATTGGGAAGCTCATCTTCGCTCAAAGTACCGAACTCGTCAACCCAGCGATGAATCGAGGCCTCCCTCCGTCATTAGCGGCTTCTGATCCCTCTCTCAACTATCACACTAAGGGAGCCGATATCGCAACGGCGGCATACGTTGCGGAGCTGGGCCACTTGGCAAACCCCGTCTCGACCCATGTCCAGTCTGCCGAAATGCACAATCAAGCTGTCAA CTCGTTGGCGCTCGTGTCTGCAAGAGCCACTATCAGCTCACTTGAAGTCCTCTCTCTCCTGACATCCACCTACCTCTACATTCTTTGCCAAG CTTTGGATTTACGTGTCCTCCGCGTCGATTTCGACGAAGGCTTTGAGCGAATTGTCGCTGATGAGCTCAGACTTGTCTTCCGTTCTCACTTGGACGCTTCAAGACAGTCTATGTTCGGTTCGAAAGCCCTCAAAATAATGTTCCAGACGCTCGACCAGACTTCCACAATGGACGTTGCAGATCAAATGAGCGCAGCAGCGGCGTCCAGCGTCCCCATTCTGACAGAGCTTTTCCTGCAGACGGGTAGCGACGGCCCAGGATTGTTGTCATCTATCAGCACTTTCCGTTCGAATGTTGCCTCGAGGGCTACAACACTCATGAACGAACTCCGAAAGGTCTATCTGTCCGGCGAACGTGGTCCTGCACCTGCTTCACCCCATCTCGGCAAGACCAAGATGATTTACGAGTACATTCGTGTTGGTCTCGGGGTAAAGATGCACGGATTGGAGAACTTTAATTCGTTCTCAAGTGAGATGGGTGAAAATGATACGATTGGACAGCAGATTTCAACTATTCACGAG GCGATCCGTGATGGCAAGATGCAAAAAGCAGTTTTAAATTTGTTCTCTGGCCTTGGCACTCAGACTTTCCACAACGTCGGTCAACCATATCAGAGGCTACCTCGTGTCCACACTCGTCTATAG
- the STR11_1 gene encoding Phenylalanine ammonia-lyase str11, variant 2: MVPTDVSNNLGQPMKGSPAVLSSSQQPSTLLAKFIESNRELEVYKTGKTPVRVDGSTLSIAAVAAAARYNVKVELDNSPTIKSLVLKSRAVIADKVESGASVYGLSTGFGGSADTRTDQPLLLGKALLQHQHTGVLPSSFKALELLPLSDPVASTSMPESWVRGAMLIRLNSLIRGHSGVRWELLEKIQQIMNANITPFVPLRGSISASGDLSPLSYIAGTIIGNPSIRVFDGPAAMGARTIRPSNKALADHDIQPMPLASKEPLGIVNGTAFSASVAALALNEAVHLALLSQVCTAMGTEALSGTRANYDPFIHAIARPHPGQVEFANNVWNLLDGSKLAHLGEEEVSLQDDKYSLRQDRYPLRTSPQFIGPQIEDLLSALSAVTQECNSTTDNPLIDGETGEIHHGGNFQAMAVTNAMEKTRLALHHIGKLIFAQSTELVNPAMNRGLPPSLAASDPSLNYHTKGADIATAAYVAELGHLANPVSTHVQSAEMHNQAVNSLALVSARATISSLEVLSLLTSTYLYILCQALDLRVLRVDFDEGFERIVADELRLVFRSHLDASRQSMFGSKALKIMFQTLDQTSTMDVADQMSAAAASSVPILTELFLQTGSDGPGLLSSISTFRSNVASRATTLMNELRKVYLSGERGPAPASPHLGKTKMIYEYIRVGLGVKMHGLENFNSFSSEMGENDTIGQQISTIHEAIRDGKMQKAVLNLFSGLGTQTFHNVGQPYQRLPRVHTRL, from the exons ATGGTCCCTACCGATGTCAGCAACAACCTTGGCCAGCCTATGAAAGGCTCACCCGCCGTGCTTTCCTCTTCTCAGCAACCATCCACTCTCCTCGCCAAATTCATCGAAAGCAACAGGGAGCTCGAAGTCTACAA GACAGGAAAGACCCCAGTCAGGGTCGATGGCTCTACTTTATCCATTGCCGCTGTAGCTGCCGCCGCCAGGTATAATGTCAAGGTCGAGCTCGACAACTCGCCCACCATCAAGTCACTTGTCCTCAAGAGCCGCGCCGTTATTGCTGATAAAGTCGAAAGTGGCGCAAGTGTTTATGGTCTATCAACTGGCTTTGGTGGCAGCG CGGACACCAGAACCGATCAACCCCTGCTTCTCGGCAAAGCCCTCCTCCAACATCAGCACACTGGTGTTTTGCCCTCTTCCTTCAAAGCTCTTGAGCTTCTCCCCCTCTCGGATCCTGTCGCATCGACCAGTATGCCCGAGTCGTGGGTTCG AGGCGCAATGTTGATTCGCCTGAACTCACTCATTCGTGGTCACTCCGGTGTGAG GTGGGAACTACTCGAAAAGATCCAGCAAATTATGAACGCCAACATCACTCCGTTCGTTCCCCTACGTGGCAGTATCTCGGCCTCTGGTG ATTTATCACCTCTCTCATATATCGCTGGAACTATCATTGGTAACCCCTCGATCCGGGTATTTGATGGACCTGCAGCTATGGGTGCTCGTACCATACGACCTTCGAACAAAGCATTAGCCGATCACGATATTCAGCCTATGCCCCTTGCTTCCAAGGAGCCTCTGGGTATTGTCAACGGCACCGCGTTTTCGGCGTCTGTCGCTGCTTTAGCCCTCAATGAGGCGGTCCACCTCGCCCTTCTTAGTCAAGTTTGTACGGCAATGGGCACCGAAGCCCTTAGTGGCACGCGAGCAAACTATGACCCCTTCATCCATGCCATTGCCCGTCCTCATCCCGGTCAGGTTGAGTTCGCCAATAATGTCTGGAATCTACTTGACGGTAGTAAACTGGCTCACCTTGGCGAAGAAGAGGTATCCCTTCAAGATGACAAGTATTCTTTACGACAAGATCGATACCCGCTCCGTACTTCCCCTCAATTCATTGgaccacaaattgaagaccTTTTGTCGGCTCTCTCCGCCGTCACACAAGAGTGTAACTCGA CTACCGATAACCCACTAATCGATGGAGAGACAGGTGAAATCCACCACGGTGGCAACTTCCAGGCTATGGCTGTCACCAATGCTATGGAGAAAACTAGACTCGCCCTACACCACATTGGGAAGCTCATCTTCGCTCAAAGTACCGAACTCGTCAACCCAGCGATGAATCGAGGCCTCCCTCCGTCATTAGCGGCTTCTGATCCCTCTCTCAACTATCACACTAAGGGAGCCGATATCGCAACGGCGGCATACGTTGCGGAGCTGGGCCACTTGGCAAACCCCGTCTCGACCCATGTCCAGTCTGCCGAAATGCACAATCAAGCTGTCAA CTCGTTGGCGCTCGTGTCTGCAAGAGCCACTATCAGCTCACTTGAAGTCCTCTCTCTCCTGACATCCACCTACCTCTACATTCTTTGCCAAG CTTTGGATTTACGTGTCCTCCGCGTCGATTTCGACGAAGGCTTTGAGCGAATTGTCGCTGATGAGCTCAGACTTGTCTTCCGTTCTCACTTGGACGCTTCAAGACAGTCTATGTTCGGTTCGAAAGCCCTCAAAATAATGTTCCAGACGCTCGACCAGACTTCCACAATGGACGTTGCAGATCAAATGAGCGCAGCAGCGGCGTCCAGCGTCCCCATTCTGACAGAGCTTTTCCTGCAGACGGGTAGCGACGGCCCAGGATTGTTGTCATCTATCAGCACTTTCCGTTCGAATGTTGCCTCGAGGGCTACAACACTCATGAACGAACTCCGAAAGGTCTATCTGTCCGGCGAACGTGGTCCTGCACCTGCTTCACCCCATCTCGGCAAGACCAAGATGATTTACGAGTACATTCGTGTTGGTCTCGGGGTAAAGATGCACGGATTGGAGAACTTTAATTCGTTCTCAAGTGAGATGGGTGAAAATGATACGATTGGACAGCAGATTTCAACTATTCACGAG GCGATCCGTGATGGCAAGATGCAAAAAGCAGTTTTAAATTTGTTCTCTGGCCTTGGCACTCAGACTTTCCACAACGTCGGTCAACCATATCAGAGGCTACCTCGTGTCCACACTCGTCTATAG